From a region of the candidate division WOR-3 bacterium genome:
- a CDS encoding Do family serine endopeptidase: MKLRDLLFVLAGVILCLLGVRIYNSLKPQPAHYYSDQIRLVNLNDEISQQRSNAIVLAANKVSPAVVSITVIQTRVVASSPFFSPFTDEFFNDFFRDFFPEHYYKQQIKSLGTGIIISSDGYILTNEHVISNATDIHITLPDGRQFKGEVVVSDVMSDLALLKVDAKNLPYAELGDSDDLMIGEWVIALGNPFGFLLEDTRPTVTVGVISALNRAIKSTRDDRFYKNMIQTDAAINPGNSGGPLVNILGQVIGINTFIFTSGGGSEGIGFARPINVAKKFVAEAKAFGKVRKPWIGLWVQNITDEIARAMEIDRKGILVSGVDADSPAERAGIKEGDRVFSVNGHTIHKVADWDRFIANVFVGDTIKLRLMRKSDSLNVDFVVEELKELEGTRIKYGIYVEDINPRLIKKYKLRYKDGVVVTKVEKNSIGEKLGIKPGDVILGVGKKRIRDKDDFKYALKNLHDSYFIIDRGGFIIQLYFGL; the protein is encoded by the coding sequence ATGAAATTACGCGACCTCCTGTTCGTTCTTGCCGGCGTCATTCTCTGTCTACTCGGCGTACGGATATATAACAGCTTGAAACCACAACCCGCCCACTATTATTCCGATCAAATCAGACTGGTGAACCTGAATGACGAAATATCTCAGCAAAGGAGCAACGCCATCGTGCTCGCCGCAAACAAGGTATCACCGGCGGTCGTTTCGATCACTGTGATCCAGACGCGCGTCGTGGCGTCTTCACCGTTTTTTTCTCCCTTCACCGACGAATTCTTCAATGATTTTTTCCGCGATTTTTTTCCTGAACATTATTATAAACAGCAGATAAAGAGCCTGGGAACGGGTATCATAATATCATCAGACGGCTATATTTTGACGAATGAGCACGTGATATCCAATGCTACTGACATTCACATCACGCTTCCCGACGGCAGGCAGTTCAAAGGCGAGGTCGTGGTATCCGACGTAATGAGTGATCTGGCTCTCTTAAAGGTGGATGCAAAAAATCTGCCTTATGCGGAACTGGGTGATTCCGATGATTTGATGATCGGTGAATGGGTGATCGCCCTGGGGAATCCTTTTGGATTTCTTTTAGAAGATACCAGACCTACCGTGACCGTCGGTGTCATATCAGCCCTGAACAGGGCGATAAAATCGACGCGCGACGATCGATTTTACAAAAATATGATTCAGACCGATGCGGCGATCAACCCTGGAAATTCCGGAGGTCCCCTGGTCAACATACTCGGTCAGGTGATAGGAATAAACACCTTCATCTTCACGTCGGGCGGTGGTTCTGAAGGAATAGGTTTTGCCCGGCCGATAAATGTGGCGAAGAAATTCGTCGCCGAGGCAAAGGCATTCGGGAAAGTAAGAAAACCGTGGATCGGACTCTGGGTTCAGAACATCACCGATGAAATCGCACGGGCGATGGAGATAGACAGGAAGGGCATCCTGGTGAGCGGTGTCGATGCTGATTCACCTGCGGAGAGAGCCGGTATCAAAGAAGGAGACCGGGTTTTTTCAGTGAATGGACACACTATCCACAAGGTGGCTGATTGGGACAGATTCATTGCAAATGTCTTTGTCGGTGACACAATCAAATTAAGATTGATGAGGAAGAGTGATTCACTGAATGTCGACTTCGTCGTCGAGGAACTCAAGGAACTTGAAGGCACCAGAATAAAATACGGAATTTATGTCGAGGATATCAATCCCCGACTCATCAAAAAATACAAATTGAGATATAAAGACGGTGTCGTCGTGACGAAGGTCGAAAAGAACAGCATCGGTGAAAAACTCGGTATCAAACCGGGCGATGTGATTCTGGGGGTCGGCAAAAAACGCATACGTGATAAAGACGACTTCAAATATGCACTGAAAAATCTGCACGACAGTTACTTTATCATTGACCGGGGAGGTTTTATTATTCAACTTTATTTTGGGTTGTAA
- the fsa gene encoding fructose-6-phosphate aldolase, producing MKLYLDTANIKEIKEIAAWGILDGVTTNPTLMAREKGDYKKLLKEICDIVKGPVSGEVLSLDQKGMVKEARQLSKISKYIVIKIPCTVEGLKATKILSQEGIRVNMTLVFSPNQALLAAKSGAAFISPFLGRLDDIGNPGIEVVQDIMGIFNNYDFSSEIIFASVRHPEHVRQAALVGVHIATLPYRVFVQLVKHPLTDIGIERFLKDWQKR from the coding sequence ATGAAACTATATCTTGATACAGCAAATATCAAAGAGATTAAAGAGATCGCCGCATGGGGGATTCTCGATGGTGTGACCACAAACCCGACTTTGATGGCGCGGGAAAAAGGCGATTATAAAAAACTTTTGAAAGAGATATGCGATATCGTTAAAGGACCGGTAAGTGGAGAGGTTCTCAGTCTCGACCAGAAAGGGATGGTCAAGGAAGCCCGGCAATTGAGCAAGATAAGCAAATATATCGTGATAAAAATCCCCTGTACTGTTGAAGGACTCAAGGCGACAAAGATTCTCTCCCAGGAGGGCATAAGGGTGAATATGACCCTTGTCTTTTCTCCGAACCAGGCGCTTCTCGCCGCAAAGTCGGGAGCGGCGTTTATCAGCCCTTTTCTGGGCAGACTCGATGACATCGGTAATCCGGGTATCGAAGTGGTACAGGATATTATGGGCATCTTCAATAATTATGATTTTAGTTCCGAGATTATCTTCGCTTCAGTACGCCATCCCGAACATGTCAGGCAGGCGGCGCTTGTCGGTGTCCATATCGCGACGCTCCCTTACAGGGTCTTTGTGCAGTTGGTCAAACATCCTCTGACTGATATCGGTATTGAGAGATTTCTGAAGGATTGGCAGAAGAGATGA
- the truA gene encoding tRNA pseudouridine(38-40) synthase TruA, whose amino-acid sequence MKNIRMLIEYDGTDFFGWQYQPERRTVQGELEKALKTVLNEEVKLIGAGRTDQGVHALGQVANFSSSSRLDIKKIQKAVNSLTGDDVYIKQIETVEIDFHSRYSARSKIYRYHMIFEPYPTRIRYNWFIKHRPDTERMKDVFPYLLGEHDFKGFSVHNGEKNTRCTLFRINLTETTSGIIIEIEGDRFLRKMVRGIVGFVLDVGRGRFSPGDAEGVLNDGLNGLYFAPAHGLFLIEVKY is encoded by the coding sequence ATGAAAAACATCAGGATGCTCATCGAGTATGACGGTACTGATTTTTTCGGGTGGCAGTATCAACCTGAACGGCGAACGGTCCAGGGTGAACTGGAAAAGGCACTGAAGACCGTCTTGAATGAAGAAGTAAAACTGATTGGAGCGGGCAGAACAGACCAGGGGGTGCATGCTCTGGGTCAGGTAGCCAATTTTTCAAGCTCCAGCCGCCTCGATATCAAAAAGATTCAAAAAGCGGTGAACAGTCTGACCGGTGACGACGTCTATATAAAACAGATTGAAACCGTCGAGATAGATTTCCACAGCAGATATTCAGCTCGTTCCAAGATCTATCGATATCATATGATTTTCGAACCGTATCCCACCAGAATCAGATATAACTGGTTCATAAAACATCGGCCGGATACTGAAAGAATGAAGGATGTCTTTCCTTATTTGCTGGGTGAACACGACTTCAAAGGTTTTTCCGTTCATAACGGCGAGAAGAACACCCGGTGTACACTTTTCAGGATAAACTTGACAGAGACGACTTCCGGCATTATAATAGAGATTGAAGGCGATAGATTTCTGCGGAAGATGGTGCGCGGCATTGTAGGTTTTGTCCTCGATGTGGGAAGAGGAAGATTCTCACCCGGTGATGCAGAAGGAGTTCTGAACGACGGACTGAACGGTCTGTATTTCGCACCGGCGCACGGCCTCTTTCTGATCGAGGTTAAGTATTAA
- a CDS encoding GHKL domain-containing protein, producing MMFSSEFFNKRTGLIILHPLIVTFLLLSSYPIIYSIPTPFWFIILASFILAVIFLLLKTFLSETTVLYILFFSDIPLIGAMVHYSGGLDSIFPLLYVLLIILASLFLYRKGAYLISLCSVLFFLAVTFLESRGTTYPIHMIAYRFYIFGLLFLFTGILSGALSERYRIREEEAVRLRITTEEIIKNLPSGIITVDPNGTIVYTNIPEGPIRSRVHLHIAKFLENENVPCSIELKIEGRYYVFTCARIYKSKAGLGILQDYTDIRKLEEKSRISRQTKLLAELGGSLAHEIRNPLASIRGSLEVIREAEKDKNTLHFINMALKETNRLNEIVTDFLNFAQFVPVKKNRLNIRDVVSEALIEVVQKLNTKQINVKRKDDDFFILGDMNKLKSCLVNLINNAYEISEKGQVIEVRAYTDNQHGIIEILDHGKGIPEGLRTRIFDPFYTTKKGGTGLGLAITKNIVEAHNGKIEVESEIGEGSKFRIVLPLA from the coding sequence TTGATGTTTTCTTCTGAGTTTTTCAATAAAAGAACGGGCCTCATAATTTTACATCCTTTGATCGTCACCTTTCTTCTTTTATCATCATATCCGATCATCTACAGTATTCCAACACCCTTCTGGTTCATCATCCTCGCTTCTTTTATCCTGGCGGTAATCTTTTTATTGTTGAAAACGTTTCTTTCAGAGACGACTGTCCTTTATATATTATTTTTCAGCGACATCCCGTTGATCGGAGCGATGGTACATTATTCCGGAGGTCTGGACAGTATCTTTCCTCTGCTCTATGTTCTTCTTATTATTCTCGCTTCACTCTTTCTTTACAGAAAAGGCGCCTATCTTATCAGTCTCTGTTCAGTACTCTTTTTTCTGGCAGTAACCTTTCTGGAATCAAGAGGGACGACTTATCCGATTCATATGATCGCTTATCGGTTTTATATCTTCGGTTTACTCTTTCTCTTCACCGGCATATTGAGCGGCGCACTTTCTGAGAGATACAGAATAAGGGAAGAAGAGGCGGTTCGTCTTCGTATAACCACTGAAGAGATAATAAAAAATTTACCTTCCGGTATAATCACTGTTGACCCCAACGGTACGATAGTCTATACGAACATTCCGGAAGGACCGATCCGTTCACGCGTGCATCTCCATATTGCGAAGTTTCTGGAAAACGAAAACGTACCGTGTTCGATTGAGTTGAAGATAGAAGGGCGCTACTATGTCTTCACTTGCGCCCGCATCTACAAATCAAAAGCCGGTCTGGGTATTTTGCAGGACTATACTGATATCCGTAAACTCGAGGAGAAGTCACGTATCTCCAGACAGACCAAACTGCTTGCTGAACTGGGCGGTTCACTCGCCCACGAGATACGTAATCCCCTGGCTTCAATCAGGGGTTCGCTTGAGGTGATAAGGGAAGCTGAAAAAGACAAAAACACCCTCCATTTCATAAATATGGCGTTAAAAGAAACCAATCGGCTCAATGAGATAGTCACCGATTTTTTGAACTTCGCACAGTTCGTGCCGGTCAAAAAAAATCGTTTGAATATCCGCGATGTTGTGAGTGAAGCGCTCATTGAAGTGGTCCAGAAGCTGAATACAAAACAGATCAATGTCAAAAGGAAAGACGACGATTTTTTTATTCTCGGTGATATGAATAAATTGAAATCCTGCCTTGTCAATCTCATTAACAATGCCTATGAAATAAGTGAAAAAGGGCAGGTCATCGAGGTGCGGGCCTATACTGATAATCAACACGGCATCATTGAAATACTCGACCACGGCAAGGGTATTCCAGAAGGACTGCGTACCAGGATATTCGATCCGTTCTACACCACGAAAAAAGGAGGAACCGGTCTGGGGCTGGCGATAACCAAGAACATCGTAGAGGCACACAATGGAAAGATTGAGGTAGAGAGCGAGATCGGAGAGGGGAGTAAGTTTCGTATCGTTCTGCCGCTTGCATGA
- a CDS encoding type II secretion system F family protein, producing MPTFVWKGRTATGASASGELSAGSQADVVAALRQKKIIPTSIKIKEEKKGLTLFGSRVSRHALSVFTRQFSTMLNAGLPLLTCLEILGKQTESQGLRRVLAEVRGDVEGGLSLADALRRQPKVFDNLYVNMVESGETGGALDVILMRLATYLEKTAALMRKIKGALIYPIIISIVAVGAIAVMLLFVIPIFAKMFAGVGAELPAMTRMVIGMSNALKVWAVPSVIIIIALVTILRRWHKTDSGAKVMDPIFLKLPVFGDLIRKQSIARFSRTLSTLLSSGVPIIDALEITAKSAGNWVVEDAILKARTSIKGGENIADPLSKTAVFPPMVTQMIAIGEASGGLDEMLSKVADFYDAEVDQAVENLTNALEPVIMVFLGGIVGFLVISMYLPIFQLAGTITE from the coding sequence ATGCCAACTTTTGTTTGGAAAGGCAGAACAGCAACCGGAGCTTCGGCGAGTGGAGAGTTATCTGCAGGTTCACAGGCAGATGTCGTAGCTGCTCTACGCCAGAAGAAGATCATTCCGACTTCAATCAAGATCAAAGAAGAAAAGAAAGGGCTTACTCTATTCGGCAGCCGTGTTTCAAGGCATGCCCTGTCGGTCTTCACCAGACAGTTCTCGACGATGTTGAACGCCGGACTTCCACTACTGACCTGTCTGGAGATTCTGGGAAAACAGACCGAGAGTCAGGGACTGCGCCGTGTGCTGGCTGAAGTCAGGGGCGATGTCGAAGGCGGTCTGTCGCTTGCCGACGCCCTCCGCCGGCAGCCCAAGGTCTTTGACAACCTCTATGTAAATATGGTCGAGTCAGGAGAAACCGGCGGTGCCTTGGATGTGATTCTCATGCGTCTCGCCACATACCTGGAAAAGACGGCTGCTTTGATGCGTAAGATCAAAGGTGCTCTAATCTATCCGATCATCATCAGTATCGTGGCGGTCGGCGCCATTGCGGTGATGCTGCTCTTTGTTATTCCGATCTTCGCCAAGATGTTCGCCGGTGTCGGTGCAGAACTGCCCGCGATGACAAGAATGGTCATCGGAATGTCCAACGCCCTCAAGGTCTGGGCAGTACCGTCGGTTATAATCATCATCGCCCTCGTTACGATTCTCAGAAGATGGCATAAGACCGATTCAGGCGCTAAGGTAATGGATCCTATATTTCTCAAACTTCCGGTATTTGGTGATCTGATAAGGAAACAGTCCATCGCCCGTTTTTCAAGAACCCTTTCCACCCTTTTGTCAAGCGGTGTGCCGATCATCGACGCACTTGAGATCACGGCTAAGAGTGCAGGCAACTGGGTCGTTGAAGATGCAATCTTAAAGGCGAGGACCTCGATCAAAGGCGGTGAAAATATCGCGGATCCGTTGTCCAAGACTGCGGTCTTTCCACCTATGGTCACGCAGATGATCGCCATCGGTGAAGCGTCGGGTGGTCTGGATGAGATGCTTTCCAAGGTCGCCGACTTCTACGATGCAGAAGTTGACCAGGCCGTGGAAAATTTGACCAACGCACTTGAACCGGTGATAATGGTCTTTCTCGGCGGCATCGTCGGCTTTCTGGTTATTTCAATGTATCTGCCGATCTTCCAGTTAGCCGGTACTATTACTGAATAA
- a CDS encoding type IV pilus twitching motility protein PilT, giving the protein MPVTMKQLLEEMVQRNSTDLHLTTGAPPMYRIDGELVPTNYEIMTPELIQNLVYSVLNDQQKKRFEMEWELDFSFGIAGLSRFRGNCFQQRGSVAAAIRTIPFEIRGFKELGIPMVVQELAGRPKGLILCTGPTGSGKSTTLAAIIDKVNSERRCHIVTVEDPIEYLFRHKKAIINQRQVGSDTKSFANALKYVLREDPDVVMVGEMRDPETIGTTLTIAETGHLTLATLHTNSAAESIHRIIDVFPPHQQGQVRAQLAFVVEGVITQQLLPKIGGGRVLAAEVMIATPAIRALIRDEKEHQIYSTIQAGAKYGMQTMNQSLYTLYSKRLITLETAFDYTPNIEEFEHMVEQKSPVLK; this is encoded by the coding sequence ATGCCTGTAACAATGAAACAGCTTTTAGAAGAGATGGTGCAGAGAAATTCAACAGACTTGCACCTCACGACAGGTGCACCGCCAATGTACCGTATTGACGGTGAATTGGTTCCCACAAATTATGAAATAATGACCCCGGAGTTGATTCAAAACCTCGTCTACAGTGTTTTAAACGATCAACAGAAAAAGAGGTTTGAGATGGAATGGGAACTTGATTTCTCCTTCGGTATCGCAGGCCTTTCCCGGTTCCGCGGCAATTGTTTTCAACAGCGGGGGAGTGTAGCGGCAGCGATTCGAACCATTCCTTTTGAGATCCGGGGATTCAAAGAACTGGGTATTCCAATGGTTGTTCAAGAACTCGCCGGCAGACCTAAAGGGCTCATTCTCTGTACAGGCCCGACCGGCAGTGGAAAATCGACCACCCTTGCGGCGATCATCGATAAGGTGAACAGTGAACGAAGGTGTCACATCGTAACTGTTGAGGATCCGATTGAGTATCTCTTCAGACATAAAAAGGCGATAATAAACCAGCGTCAGGTGGGAAGCGACACCAAATCGTTCGCAAACGCCTTGAAGTATGTTTTGAGAGAAGACCCGGACGTCGTGATGGTCGGTGAGATGAGAGACCCGGAGACGATCGGTACCACACTGACGATCGCCGAGACCGGTCACTTGACCCTTGCTACATTACACACCAATTCAGCTGCAGAATCAATACACCGAATCATCGACGTATTTCCGCCCCATCAACAGGGTCAGGTCAGGGCTCAGCTCGCCTTTGTGGTTGAGGGAGTCATCACCCAGCAACTGCTGCCCAAGATCGGCGGCGGCCGTGTTCTGGCGGCTGAGGTGATGATCGCTACACCGGCGATCAGGGCGCTCATCAGGGATGAAAAAGAGCATCAGATATATTCGACGATTCAAGCCGGTGCAAAGTACGGAATGCAGACGATGAATCAGTCGCTCTATACCCTTTATTCCAAGAGATTGATAACCCTGGAAACGGCTTTTGACTACACACCCAATATCGAAGAGTTTGAGCATATGGTTGAACAGAAGTCACCGGTTTTGAAGTAG
- the pilB gene encoding type IV-A pilus assembly ATPase PilB, whose amino-acid sequence MEEKLGAYLVKNGVLTEEQLRRAMQEKRETGQRLVSVLNSLEMVPEGKLLAQLSNLYGMEVVDVDYIIPPKEVLELIPAEKAYHYEVLPIDRKGRYLTVAMVDPTDISAIEDLRFITSMEINPVLAAESSIREALDRYYTMEKGLAEVRAEEATAGAKELGVEDMELLETEYQEEVEETKLRADAEGGPVIRLVNFYIADAVNKGASDIHIEPFERMVRVRFRIDGVLQEQQSPPLNLKSGIITRLKLMAKMDIAEHRLCQDGRINILVGDKMIDLRVSVIPTLYGEKVVMRILDRSSLMLDLAKLGFAPGSLKTFLKAIESPYGIILVTGPTGSGKTTTLYSTLARLNKPDKQIMTIEDPVEYNLHGINQIQVHEEIGLTFAAALRAFLRQAPNIILVGEIRDSETAEIAIRAALTGHLVFSTIHTNDAPTTINRLIDIGIKPYLVASALVLIQAQRLVRRICKHCKEPVKVSKKLLEEAGIPEGTFPNDEVFKGKGCSNCNQTGYKGRIGLYEIMPISPEIRAMILKGASSDDIAAQAVKEGMKTLRDDGIEKVKQGITTIEELMRETASL is encoded by the coding sequence ATGGAAGAGAAACTTGGAGCATATTTGGTAAAGAACGGCGTACTGACCGAGGAACAGCTGCGCCGGGCCATGCAGGAAAAACGTGAGACCGGCCAGAGATTGGTCAGTGTTTTGAACAGCCTTGAGATGGTTCCTGAAGGGAAATTACTCGCACAATTGAGTAATCTCTATGGAATGGAGGTTGTCGATGTGGACTACATTATACCTCCAAAAGAGGTGCTGGAATTGATTCCTGCGGAAAAAGCATATCATTATGAGGTGCTTCCGATCGACAGAAAAGGCAGATATCTGACAGTGGCGATGGTCGATCCCACTGACATCAGTGCGATTGAAGATTTACGTTTTATTACGAGCATGGAGATAAATCCGGTACTTGCAGCGGAGTCGAGTATCCGTGAAGCCCTTGATAGATACTACACAATGGAAAAGGGACTCGCTGAAGTGAGGGCGGAAGAAGCAACCGCGGGTGCAAAAGAACTCGGGGTGGAGGATATGGAACTTCTTGAAACCGAATACCAGGAAGAAGTGGAAGAAACAAAACTGCGGGCGGACGCAGAAGGCGGACCGGTTATCCGTCTTGTGAACTTCTATATCGCCGATGCGGTCAATAAGGGCGCATCTGACATCCATATCGAGCCTTTTGAGCGGATGGTGCGTGTCCGTTTCAGAATCGACGGTGTACTTCAGGAACAACAGTCACCTCCATTGAATCTGAAGTCGGGTATCATCACCAGATTGAAATTGATGGCGAAGATGGATATTGCGGAACATCGTCTGTGCCAGGACGGCAGAATCAATATTCTGGTCGGTGACAAGATGATCGACCTGCGTGTTTCCGTCATTCCCACCCTGTACGGTGAAAAGGTCGTGATGAGAATTCTGGACCGCAGTTCACTCATGCTCGATCTGGCGAAATTGGGTTTTGCACCGGGGTCCCTCAAGACGTTTCTCAAAGCGATCGAGAGCCCTTACGGTATCATCCTCGTCACCGGTCCGACCGGCAGCGGCAAGACCACTACCCTTTACTCGACACTTGCGCGTCTGAATAAACCAGATAAACAGATTATGACGATTGAGGACCCGGTGGAATACAATCTTCACGGCATCAATCAAATTCAGGTTCATGAAGAGATAGGATTGACCTTTGCTGCGGCGCTGCGTGCTTTTCTGCGTCAGGCGCCGAACATAATCCTCGTCGGTGAGATTCGTGATTCAGAGACGGCTGAGATCGCCATCAGGGCGGCATTGACCGGTCACCTGGTTTTTTCGACGATCCACACCAATGACGCTCCGACCACGATCAACCGACTGATTGATATCGGAATCAAACCCTATCTTGTGGCGAGTGCCCTGGTTCTTATTCAGGCGCAGCGGCTCGTCCGCCGTATCTGCAAACACTGCAAAGAACCGGTTAAGGTAAGCAAAAAATTACTTGAAGAGGCCGGTATTCCCGAAGGTACATTTCCCAATGATGAAGTCTTCAAAGGTAAAGGATGTTCCAATTGCAACCAGACAGGCTACAAGGGAAGAATCGGTCTCTATGAGATTATGCCGATCTCCCCGGAAATCAGAGCTATGATTCTCAAGGGAGCTTCTTCTGATGATATTGCGGCACAAGCCGTGAAAGAAGGAATGAAGACCCTGAGAGACGACGGCATTGAAAAGGTGAAACAGGGGATTACGACGATTGAAGAACTGATGAGGGAGACGGCTTCGTTATGA
- the pilB gene encoding type IV-A pilus assembly ATPase PilB, protein MYTMKLGELLVKQGTITEEMLDQALEEQKKDGARLGSTLIKLGFLTEEDLLNALSKHFGVKAIDLRNKELDENLLKLIPSDLAGKYLVVPVSRFGHTLTVAMVNPGDMTAIEDIQFATGFEVKPVVASEEAILKIVQEHYHVQKLLSDVMYEIEMAEAGEGNVQVVEGETDEEQQEDLAGIQDDSDSGPALKLTSKIITDAVEMNVSDIHIEPYEKDMRIRYRIDGILHEVMKPPKRMNKAIATVIKVMAKLKVEEKRLPQDGRIKARIHNKIIDIRVSTVPTLFGEKIALRILDRSAIQLNLDLLGFEEETLKTFRKAIKTPYGIVLVTGPTGSGKTTTLYSALTELNDPGLNITTAEDPIEYSLMGINQLQVNEKIGLTFASALRAYLRQDPNIIMVGEIRDLETAQIAIRASLTGHLVLSTVHTNSAAATITRLVNMDVEPFLIASTVLAVESQRLLRKICEKCRKETEYPDEILMDAGIDPKKLDFTLYKGEGCDECRGTGYKGRIGIFENMMITPKIRELILRNATSAEIEKAAVDDGMVTLHEAALRKLKSGLTTVEEVIRETKVA, encoded by the coding sequence ATTTATACTATGAAACTTGGTGAATTATTGGTAAAACAGGGCACAATTACTGAAGAGATGCTTGACCAGGCGCTGGAGGAACAGAAAAAGGACGGCGCCAGACTCGGTTCAACCCTTATCAAACTTGGATTTCTTACAGAAGAAGATCTGTTGAACGCCCTGTCAAAACACTTCGGTGTCAAGGCGATTGATTTAAGAAATAAAGAGTTGGATGAAAATTTATTGAAGTTGATTCCAAGTGATCTTGCGGGAAAGTACCTGGTCGTTCCTGTCTCCCGTTTCGGACATACCCTTACTGTGGCGATGGTCAATCCCGGCGATATGACGGCGATCGAGGATATTCAGTTCGCCACGGGTTTCGAAGTAAAACCCGTGGTCGCCTCTGAAGAAGCGATTCTCAAGATCGTGCAGGAACACTATCATGTTCAGAAGCTTCTCTCCGATGTTATGTACGAAATAGAGATGGCTGAAGCCGGTGAAGGAAATGTCCAGGTGGTTGAAGGTGAGACCGACGAAGAACAACAGGAGGACTTAGCCGGTATCCAGGATGACAGTGACAGCGGACCAGCGTTGAAACTCACCAGCAAGATCATTACTGATGCAGTGGAGATGAATGTTTCGGATATCCACATCGAGCCTTATGAAAAGGATATGCGGATAAGATATCGTATCGACGGAATATTGCACGAGGTGATGAAACCGCCAAAGAGAATGAACAAAGCGATCGCCACCGTGATAAAAGTTATGGCGAAACTGAAGGTGGAGGAGAAGAGATTACCTCAGGACGGCCGAATAAAAGCGAGGATTCATAATAAGATCATCGACATCCGTGTATCGACAGTGCCGACATTGTTCGGTGAAAAGATCGCGCTGCGGATCCTTGATCGTTCAGCGATTCAACTGAATCTCGATCTACTCGGTTTTGAAGAAGAGACCCTGAAGACATTTCGCAAGGCGATCAAAACACCTTACGGTATCGTTCTCGTCACCGGTCCGACCGGCAGCGGAAAGACAACGACACTCTATTCGGCTTTGACCGAACTCAATGACCCGGGATTGAATATTACAACCGCAGAGGATCCGATCGAATATTCTTTGATGGGAATCAATCAACTTCAGGTAAATGAAAAGATCGGATTGACCTTTGCAAGCGCCCTGCGTGCATATCTTCGTCAGGACCCAAACATCATTATGGTGGGTGAAATCCGTGACCTGGAGACCGCTCAGATCGCAATCCGGGCGTCGTTGACCGGACACCTTGTGCTTTCCACAGTCCACACCAATTCCGCAGCCGCCACCATCACCCGATTGGTTAATATGGATGTCGAACCGTTCTTAATCGCCTCCACGGTTCTTGCGGTCGAATCCCAGCGTCTGCTGCGGAAGATATGTGAGAAGTGTCGTAAAGAAACAGAATATCCCGACGAAATTTTAATGGATGCGGGGATCGATCCCAAGAAACTGGATTTCACTCTTTATAAAGGCGAAGGATGTGATGAATGTCGTGGTACGGGCTATAAAGGAAGAATCGGTATCTTTGAGAATATGATGATCACCCCGAAAATCAGGGAGTTGATTCTCAGAAATGCAACCTCGGCTGAAATTGAAAAGGCGGCGGTGGATGATGGTATGGTCACCCTGCATGAGGCGGCGCTGCGTAAACTGAAAAGCGGCTTGACGACTGTCGAAGAAGTCATTCGTGAAACAAAGGTGGCATAG